One window of the Pieris brassicae chromosome Z, ilPieBrab1.1, whole genome shotgun sequence genome contains the following:
- the LOC123718618 gene encoding NADH-quinone oxidoreductase subunit I-like — protein sequence MWRRFTKDLWQKVSKAESFGVKSESSFSCPIPPSKPVPPYPPPSCSPVPPFYCCPRTKYDVNFIYINDVPPPSALGDVFDRIAQSIFWLELARGFAVTLGHIFKEPATINYPFEKGPLSPRFRGEHALRRYPSGEERCIACKLCEAICPAQAITIEAEERSDGSRRATRYDIDMSKCIFCGFCQDACPVDAIVEGPNFEYSTETHEELLYNKEKLLTNGDRWEPEIVSNIRDNHLYR from the exons ATGTGGCGAAGATTTACAAAAGATTTGTGGCAAAAAGTGTCTAAGGCTGAAAGTTTTGGGGTCAAATCCGAATCTTCATTTTCGTGCCCGATTCCTCCGAGCAAGCCGGTTCCACCCTATCCACCACCGTCTTGTTCGCCAGTTCCCCCCTTTTACTGCTGCCCTAGGACGAAGTATGAcgtcaattttatttacatcaacGATGTACCTCCCCCGAGTGCTTTAGGCGATGTGTTCGATAGAATTGCTCAGTCCATTTTTTGGCTGGAGTTAGCGAGAG GATTTGCTGTAACATTAGggcatatatttaaagaaccGGCCACGATCAATTACCCTTTTGAAAAGGGTCCATTGTCACCTCGATTTCGCGGCGAGCATGCATTGAGAAGATATCCTTCGGGAGAAGAGAGGTGCATTGCTTGTAAGCTTTGCGAGGCAATTTGTCCAGCGCAGGCCATAACCATCGAGGCCGAGGAGAGGTCAGATGGGTCAAGACGAGCCACGAG gtATGATATCGATATGTCGAAGTGTATATTTTGTGGGTTCTGTCAAGACGCGTGCCCAGTCGATGCCATAGTAGAAGGCCCCAACTTCGAATACAGTACCGAGACACACGAAGAATTGCTTTACAACAAGGAGAAATTACTCACCAACGGCGATCGTTGGGAACCTGAAATAGTGAGCAATATTAGAGACAACCATCTCTACCGCTAA